From Mobula hypostoma chromosome 8, sMobHyp1.1, whole genome shotgun sequence, the proteins below share one genomic window:
- the LOC134350062 gene encoding histone H2B 1/2-like, with the protein MPEQQKSAPKKGAKKALPKPAGKSGKKRRRVRKESYSIYIYKVMKQVHPDTGISSKAMSIMNSFVSDIFERIAGEASRLAHYNKRSTISSREIQTAVRLLLPGELAKHAVSEGTKAVTKYTSSK; encoded by the coding sequence ATGCCCGAGCAGCAGAAATCCGCTCCCAAGAAGGGCGCCAAGAAAGCTTTGCCCAAACCAGCGGGCAAGTCTGGCAAGAAACGCAGGAGGGTGAGGAAGGAGAGTTACTCCATCTATATCTACAAAGTGATGAAGCAGGTTCACCCCGATACCGGCATCTCCTCCAAGGCCATGAGCATCATGAACTCGTTCGTGAGCGATATTTTCGAGCGCATCGCGGGCGAGGCTTCCCGGCTGGCCCATTATAACAAGCGATCGACCATCAGCTCCCGGGAGATCCAGACTGCCGTGCGCCTGCTGCTGCCTGGGGAGCTGGCCAAGCACGCCGTGTCGGAAGGGACAAAGGCGGTGACCAAGTACACCAGCTCCAAGTGA
- the LOC134350369 gene encoding histone H2B 1/2-like: protein MPEQQKSAPKKGAKKALPKPAGKSGKKRRRVRKESYSIYIYKVMKQVHPDTGISSKAMSIMNSFVSDIFERIAGEASRLAHYNKRSTISSREIQTAVRLLLPGELAKHAVSEGTKAVTKYTSSK from the coding sequence ATGCCCGAGCAGCAGAAATCCGCTCCCAAGAAGGGCGCCAAGAAAGCTTTGCCCAAACCAGCGGGCAAGTCTGGCAAGAAACGCAGGAGGGTGAGGAAGGAGAGTTACTCCATCTATATCTACAAAGTGATGAAGCAGGTTCACCCCGACACCGGCATCTCCTCCAAGGCCATGAGCATCATGAACTCGTTCGTGAGCGATATTTTCGAGCGCATCGCGGGCGAGGCTTCCCGGCTGGCCCATTATAACAAGCGATCGACCATCAGCTCCCGGGAGATCCAGACTGCCGTGCGCCTGCTGCTGCCTGGGGAGCTGGCCAAGCACGCCGTGTCGGAAGGGACAAAGGCGGTGACCAAGTACACCAGCTCCAAGTGA